Sequence from the Fulvivirga ligni genome:
TCTTTTTCTCGATATAAGGTTTCTAGAATAAACTTCAGCTGGTTTCTCCCACGATCAGCTTTTACTATGCTCTCCACCCTATTGCTGAAGGTGATCAGACCTGCCTTGTCTTGTTTTTGCAATGATGTATTAGCGATCACCAGACTCGAATTGATAGCGTAATCTAATAAGCTCAGGCCATTGAAAGGCATTTTCATGTAGCGGCTTTTGTCTATTAAACAATAAACCTGTTGTGATTTCTCATCAGTATAGCTATTCACCATTAGCTTATTGCTTCTGGAGGTAGCTTTCCAGTTCATACTTTTGTAATCATCACCTCTGGTGTATTCTTTAATCTGCTCAAACTCATAGCTATGGCCTATTCTTCTGATCTTTTTTATACCAAAATTGATGGTAGTACTCATAGCTGATTTGAGCTCATACTTTTTCATATCCATCACTGAAGGATAAACAGCCACTTCCTCATTGATGTCAAAAGTTATCTTTCTTTGTACAAGACCAATTTTTGAACTTATATATAGGTGCACTGCTCCAAATTCATACTGCCCGCGCACCAATGGTCTTATGGTATAGTTTATTTTCTTTTTAGCATTAGGAAACATAGAAAATTCCTTACCAAAATCTCTGATCTGTAGCTGAAATGGAAGTTCATCAATCAAATTCACCAGAAATGATCTTGGTGATTGATTAATAATGGTCAGATTCACCTCATTTTCATTACCCAGAGACATCAATCTGGAAGTGGTACGTGACACCTTAAATTGAATACTCTTCTGAAAGGCCAGAATAATATCAGTAATCACGACCACTAAAAAAGCCACTAGGGCTGTTTGAGCAATGGGGAAGAAAATGTAGAATGGGTAGCCTAATACAAATAGGAAAAAAATGGCACCCAGTCCGGCGAAAAACCTAAAAGGCAGATATAAGTTCTTTATTCTCAACGGGGTACTTCTGTTTTCTTAATGATCTCTTCAATTACATCCTCTGGCTCAATGCCTTCTAGTTCTCTATCCGGATTAAGGATAATTCTATGGTTCAATACCGGTTTGGCTACAAGCTTCACATCATCAGGAATTACATAATCTCTTCCATTCATTACTGCTACAGCTTTAGAAGCACGCATAAGAGCCAAAGAAGCTCTTGGAGAGGCACCAAGGAACAGATCTCCGTTATTTCTGGTGTCATAAATAATATTAGCAATGTAATCCAGAATCTCATC
This genomic interval carries:
- a CDS encoding DUF58 domain-containing protein; this encodes MRIKNLYLPFRFFAGLGAIFFLFVLGYPFYIFFPIAQTALVAFLVVVITDIILAFQKSIQFKVSRTTSRLMSLGNENEVNLTIINQSPRSFLVNLIDELPFQLQIRDFGKEFSMFPNAKKKINYTIRPLVRGQYEFGAVHLYISSKIGLVQRKITFDINEEVAVYPSVMDMKKYELKSAMSTTINFGIKKIRRIGHSYEFEQIKEYTRGDDYKSMNWKATSRSNKLMVNSYTDEKSQQVYCLIDKSRYMKMPFNGLSLLDYAINSSLVIANTSLQKQDKAGLITFSNRVESIVKADRGRNQLKFILETLYREKESKLDANYEHMYSSVQRTIRGRSLVFLFTNFESLHSLERVLPVLRKLNKSHLLVVVVFENRELIDYYNDDKKHLKDIYYKTVAHKIANEREMIINELRHYGIQHIFTRPENLSINAINKYLELKSRGMI